Proteins encoded together in one Onychomys torridus chromosome 1, mOncTor1.1, whole genome shotgun sequence window:
- the Kcnc3 gene encoding potassium voltage-gated channel subfamily C member 3 isoform X5 has product MLSSVCVCSSRGRLGAEEQQLQPAPTPQPPESPPPPLQKQCAQPGPAASQAGTPLSCGPGGQRAEPCPGLPAVAMGRHGGGGGDSGKIVINVGGVRHETYRSTLRTLPGTRLAGLTEPEAAARFDYDPGTDEFFFDRHPGVFAYVLNYYRTGKLHCPADVCGPLFEEELGFWGIDETDVEACCWMTYRQHRDAEEALDSFEAPDSSGAANSANAGGAHDAGLDDEAGAGGGGLDGAGGELKRLCFQDAGGGAGGPAGGAGGAGGTWWRRWQPRVWALFEDPYSSRAARYVAFASLFFILISITTFCLETHEGFIHISNKTVTQASPIPGAPPENITNVEVETEPFLTYVEGVCVVWFTFEFLMRVTFCPDKVEFLKSSLNIIDCVAILPFYLEVGLSGLSSKAAKDVLGFLRVVRFVRILRIFKLTRHFVGLRVLGHTLRASTNEFLLLIIFLALGVLIFATMIYYAERIGADPDDILGSNHTYFKNIPIGFWWAVVTMTTLGYGDMYPKTWSGMLVGALCALAGVLTIAMPVPVIVNNFGMYYSLAMAKQKLPKKKNKHIPRPPQPGSPNYCKPDPPPPPPPHPHHGSGGISPPPPITPPSMGVTVAGAYPPGPHTHPGLLRGGAGGLGIMGLPPLPAPGEPCPLAQEEVIETNRAGSDLGVLEEGVDPRPNGDPAAAALAHEDCPAIDQPAMSPEDKSPITPGSRGRYSRDRACFLVTDYAPSPDGSIRKALVTA; this is encoded by the exons ATGCTGAGCTCAGTGTGCGTTTGCTCGTCCCGCGGGCGCCTAGGGGCCGAGGAGCAGCAGCTGCAACCGGCACCAACGCCGCAGCCGCCCGAGtctccgccgccgccgctgcagaAGCAGTGCGCGCAACCCGGCCCCGCCGCGTCCCAGGCGGGTACCCCGCTTTCCTGCGGGCCCGGGGGCCAGCGCGCCGAGCCATGCCCCGGGCTGCCGGCGGTGGCCATGGGGCGgcacggcggcggcggcggcgacagCGGTAAGATCGTGATCAACGTGGGCGGCGTGCGCCATGAGACGTACCGCTCCACGTTGCGCACCCTGCCGGGGACCCGGCTGGCCGGGCTGACTGAGCCCGAGGCGGCCGCGCGCTTCGACTACGATCCGGGTACGGACGAGTTCTTCTTCGACCGCCACCCCGGCGTCTTCGCCTACGTGCTCAACTACTACCGCACCGGCAAGCTGCACTGCCCGGCCGACGTGTGCGGTCCGCTCTTTGAGGAGGAGCTAGGCTTCTGGGGCATCGACGAGACGGACGTGGAGGCCTGCTGCTGGATGACCTACCGCCAGCATCGCGACGCAGAGGAGGCACTTGACTCCTTCGAGGCCCCCGACTCCTCCGGCGCAGCCAACTCCGCCAACGCGGGAGGTGCCCACGATGCAGGCCTGGACGACGAGGCGGGCGCCGGAGGCGGAGGGCTGGACGGAGCAGGCGGCGAGCTCAAGCGTCTGTGCTTCCAAGATGCGGGCGGAGGCGCCGGGGGACCTGCTGGGGGCGCGGGCGGCGCGGGCGGCACGTGGTGGCGGCGCTGGCAGCCCCGCGTGTGGGCGCTATTCGAGGACCCCTACTCGTCGCGGGCCGCCAGG TATGTGGCCTTTGCCTCCCTATTTTTCATCCTCATCTCCATCACCACCTTCTGCCTGGAGACACACGAGGGCTTCATCCACATCAGCAACAAGACTGTGACGCAGGCCTCCCCAATCCCTGGGGCTCCCCCAGAGAACATCACCAatgtggaggtggagacagaaccCTTCTTGACCTACGTGGAAGGCGTGTGTGTGGTCTGGTTCACCTTTGAGTTTCTCATGCGAGTCACCTTCTGCCCGGATAAGGTGGAGTTTCTCAAGAGCAGTCTGAACATTATCGACTGTGTGGCCATCTTGCCCTTCTACTTGGAGGTGGGCCTCTCAGGCCTTAGCTCCAAAGCTGCCAAGGACGTGCTGGGCTTCCTACGCGTTGTCCGCTTTGTTCGCATCCTGCGTATCTTCAAGCTGACCCGTCACTTTGTAGGCCTGCGTGTGCTGGGCCACACACTCCGGGCCAGCACCAACGAGTTCTTGTTGCTCATTATCTTCCTGGCTCTGGGGGTCCTCATCTTTGCCACCATGATCTACTATGCTGAGCGAATTGGTGCCGACCCTGATGACATCCTGGGCTCCAACCACACCTACTTCAAGAACATCCCCATTGGCTTCTGGTGGGCTGTGGTCACCATGACCACCCTGGGCTATGGAGACATGTATCCCAAGACGTGGTCTGGGATGCTGGTTGGGGCGCTGTGTGCCCTGGCCGGTGTGCTGACCATTGCCATGCCTGTGCCCGTTATTGTCAACAACTTCGGCATGTACTATTCACTGGCTATGGCCAAGCAGAAAttgccaaagaagaaaaacaaacacatcccCAGGCCTCCACAGCCTGGCTCACCCAACTACTGCAAGCCTGACcccccgcctccacccccaccacacccccaccaTGGCAGCGGTGGCATCagcccaccaccacccatcaccCCTCCTTCCATGGGGGTGACTGTGGCTGGGGCCTACCCACCtggaccccacacacaccctgggcTGCTCAGGGGTGGTGCTGGGGGACTGGGCATCATGGGATTGCCTCCTCTGCCAGCCCCTGGTGAGCCCTGCCCACTTGCTCAAGAAGAGGTGATTGAAACCAACAGAGCAG GCAGTGACTTGGGTGTCCTGGAGGAAGGAG TAGACCCCCGTCCCAATGGGGACCCTGCAGCAGCTGCACTGGCCCATGAGGACTGCCCCGCTATCGACCAGCCAGCCATGTCTCCGGAAGACAAGAGCCCTATCACTCCTGGAAGCCGGGGTCGCTACAGCCGGGACCGAGCCTGTTTCCTTGTCACTGACTATGCCCCTTCCCCTGATGGCTCCATCCGAAAAG CTCTTGTCACCGCCTGA